The following coding sequences are from one Daphnia pulex isolate KAP4 chromosome 11, ASM2113471v1 window:
- the LOC124207470 gene encoding SEC14-like protein 2 produces the protein MDLGQLNDDQKAVLKQFREAVKDCTPPHSDDVYLLRWLIARDFDLAKSERMFRNSMEWRRKYKIETLEEDYKTPEVLTKYYSAGHVGVDKLSSYLMVVRYGATDLKGILQSVKKKDYVMHVIELVERGIRTVRNNQAKYKRRPDAINQACVIMDMAGFSMRHITYKPALETALQLVQFYEANYPEFLRRVFVINAPKIFSLLYSMIKPFMHEKTRNKVQIYSYDSAQWQAALLEDIDPEELPACYGGTKTDPDGNPNCVTMVNMGGEVPRSYYLNSRPDTNYKKYLSIANGSKEQLQFQVKDANTLLKWDFQSEEGDIGFTVYRKKSGELIPVVPYDRVDCQMSPEEGEIHCEYAGHYVLEFDNSFSYFRSKKIWYSITMESSKVVCENGN, from the exons ATGGATCTTGGCCAGCTAAACGATGACCAGAAGGCGGTTTTGAAACAG TTTCGCGAGGCGGTCAAGGACTGCACACCCCCGCACTCGGACGATGTTTACCTGTTGCGCTGGCTAATCG CTCGTGATTTTGATTTGGCCAAATCTGAAAGGATGTTCCGGAAT TCAATGGAATGGCGTCGCAAGTACAAAATCGAGACGCTGGAAGAAGACTATAAAACGCCTGAAGTTTTGACCAAGTACTACTCCGCCGGCCACGTAGGCGTGGACAAGCTCAGCAGTTACCTGATGGTGGTGCGATACGGAGCGACGGATTTAAAGGGCATTCTGCAATCGGTCAAGAAGAAGGACTACGTGATGCACGTCATCGAACTGGTGGAGAGGGGCATCAGAACTGTTCGAAATAATCAAGCAAAATACAAGCGACGCCCCGACGCCATCAACCAGGCTTGCGTTATCATGGACATGGCCGGATTCTCAATGCGCCACATTACCTACAAACCAG CTCTGGAAACCGCTCTGCAATTAGTCCAGTTTTACGAGGCCAACTACCCGGAATTTCTTCGTCGTGTCTTTGTCATCAACGCACCCAAGATTTTTTCGCTCCTCTACTCGATGATCAAACCGTTCATGCACGAGAAGACCAGGAATAAAGTTCAGATTTACAGCTACGATTCCGCCCAGTGGCAAGCAGCTCTTTTGGAAGACATTGATCCTGAAGAGTTGCCTGCTTGCTACGGCGGAACTAAGACCGATCCCGACGGAAATCCTAACTGCGTTACCATG GTCAACATGGGAGGAGAAGTTCCGCGATCCTATTATCTAAACAGCAGACCTGATACGAACTACAAAAAGTATTTGTCGATTGCTAACGGATCCAAGGAGCAATTACAATTTCAAGTTAAGGACGCTAATACCCTCCTAAA ATGGGACTTCCAATCAGAAGAGGGTGACATTGGATTCACCGTGTACCGGAAGAAAAGCGGCGAATTGATTCCTGTCGTCCCTTATGACCGAGTCGATTGTCAAATGTCACcggaagaaggagaaattcATTGTGAATACGCTGGCCACT ATGTGCTGGAATTCGACAACAGCTTCAGCTACTTCcgttcaaagaaaatttggtATTCGATTACGATGGAGTCGAGCAAAGTGGTCTGTGAGAACGGCAACTAA